Proteins encoded in a region of the Candidatus Obscuribacter sp. genome:
- the dacB gene encoding D-alanyl-D-alanine carboxypeptidase/D-alanyl-D-alanine-endopeptidase has translation MSTKNYKPVSLALLALVSGLSLTLLTDNAAQGKTRHRQGSAVRTGAPAANTNNGHAKTAGSAASSSKSNLALTVDAWLSRPEIKYSRVGVEIYDVNSGQILYESNGSKRHTPASTAKVLTTACLYDLYGGDFVYKTRLLTNGSVKDDTLKGDLILDCSQDPSFSRGDLEGLVASLKRLSSDGLKRIDGKIYEFAPPESRDNFHVNWLIEDFGQEWMPVSSSLVVDKNIAYVGGIPKIYKVEDVTKSGLALVDGVLAADLASSFLAFDEASGVVRLYRGLAMGSNGKPDPKIHRDGPFVVGNPTDYNIGLFTASLTENNFSFARPVIKSEKVLGFLSKQPRTTLVEHGSKPLSQLIKLCLYESDNLYAQQFLRTLSISPVAASGGDKKKAVSSASLEERGLWRLGEWLSQIGVPNSQVVLFDGCGLSRKNAITPHALNLVLAHMYKTKPQYLDLLRASDVKGGGSRYSFKTGAMDTVRGLSGVLENKGRVLAITTLVNGHTPSVRDVRIVLADLIERVRRCELPAAPAASAAKAAKAIANPNTVAKPEQAKLEQTKTN, from the coding sequence ATGAGTACAAAAAACTATAAGCCTGTGTCCCTGGCTCTCTTAGCTCTAGTGTCGGGATTGAGTTTGACTTTGCTGACGGATAATGCCGCTCAAGGTAAAACCAGACATCGTCAGGGCAGTGCCGTGAGAACTGGCGCTCCTGCTGCAAATACTAATAACGGTCATGCTAAAACTGCAGGTTCTGCCGCTAGTTCTTCTAAGAGCAATCTGGCTTTGACTGTAGATGCCTGGCTCAGCCGACCGGAGATAAAATATTCGCGCGTGGGCGTCGAAATTTATGACGTCAATAGTGGACAGATACTTTACGAATCAAATGGCAGCAAACGACATACACCTGCCAGTACAGCTAAAGTCCTTACCACTGCCTGTCTTTATGATCTGTATGGCGGTGATTTTGTTTATAAGACCAGACTTTTGACCAATGGATCTGTAAAAGACGATACGTTAAAGGGCGATTTGATTTTGGATTGCAGTCAGGACCCCTCTTTTAGCAGAGGTGATCTGGAAGGTCTTGTTGCTTCGCTTAAGCGTCTATCTAGTGATGGCTTGAAGCGCATCGATGGCAAAATCTATGAATTTGCTCCACCTGAAAGTCGTGATAACTTCCACGTCAACTGGCTTATCGAAGATTTTGGACAAGAATGGATGCCGGTCTCATCGAGCCTGGTTGTGGACAAAAATATTGCATATGTAGGTGGCATCCCCAAGATTTATAAAGTCGAGGACGTTACTAAGTCTGGTCTGGCTCTTGTGGATGGCGTCCTGGCAGCGGATCTGGCTTCATCATTTTTGGCTTTTGATGAGGCATCAGGGGTGGTGCGACTTTACCGGGGTCTGGCTATGGGATCTAATGGCAAACCAGATCCTAAGATTCACCGTGATGGTCCTTTTGTAGTAGGCAATCCAACAGATTACAATATCGGACTCTTTACTGCTTCTCTCACCGAGAACAATTTCAGTTTTGCCAGACCGGTAATTAAAAGTGAAAAAGTATTGGGCTTTTTGAGCAAACAACCGCGTACTACCTTGGTCGAGCACGGCTCAAAACCTCTCAGCCAGCTAATCAAACTCTGCCTGTATGAGAGTGATAACTTGTACGCTCAACAGTTTTTGCGCACTCTTTCTATCAGCCCGGTTGCTGCTAGCGGTGGTGACAAGAAAAAAGCAGTTAGTTCAGCTAGTCTGGAAGAGCGTGGTCTCTGGCGTTTAGGCGAGTGGCTCTCACAAATTGGCGTGCCTAACTCTCAGGTTGTGCTCTTTGATGGTTGTGGACTCTCGCGCAAAAATGCGATTACGCCGCATGCACTCAATCTTGTGCTGGCGCATATGTACAAAACCAAGCCGCAGTATCTCGATTTGCTCAGAGCCAGCGATGTAAAAGGTGGTGGCAGTCGTTACAGCTTTAAGACCGGTGCTATGGATACTGTACGCGGGCTCAGTGGTGTGCTCGAGAACAAAGGGCGAGTCCTTGCTATCACCACATTGGTCAATGGTCACACACCGTCTGTGCGAGATGTACGTATAGTATTGGCTGACTTAATTGAACGAGTGAGACGCTGTGAATTACCAGCAGCCCCTGCAGCATCAGCAGCAAAAGCAGCAAAAGCTATTGCTAATCCCAATACTGTGGCAAAACCAGAACAGGCAAAACTAGAACAAACTAAAACTAACTAG
- a CDS encoding acyl-CoA thioesterase, with amino-acid sequence MQTQLEAAIKRFPVTKQVRVSTYDIDYAGHVSNISYFRWLEDMRLLILDQYFPLETLMQRGYMPIIVESQIKYIKAITLFDNPQGDMWISGITSATMTFTAEFQVRGEVVTRASHLGLFLNPKTMKPTRLPPEIVSAFKNQ; translated from the coding sequence ATGCAAACTCAACTGGAGGCGGCAATCAAGAGATTTCCGGTGACCAAACAGGTGAGAGTGTCCACTTACGACATCGATTATGCCGGACACGTTTCCAATATCAGCTATTTCCGCTGGCTAGAAGACATGCGATTGCTAATATTGGACCAGTATTTTCCTCTTGAGACTTTGATGCAACGTGGCTATATGCCTATAATTGTGGAGAGTCAAATCAAGTACATCAAAGCTATAACACTATTTGACAATCCTCAAGGGGATATGTGGATCAGTGGTATTACCAGTGCCACCATGACATTTACAGCTGAGTTTCAGGTTAGAGGAGAAGTAGTGACACGAGCCTCACATCTAGGTTTGTTCCTCAATCCAAAGACAATGAAGCCCACTCGTCTCCCTCCAGAAATAGTCAGTGCATTTAAAAATCAGTAA
- a CDS encoding 3-hydroxybutyrate dehydrogenase, translating into MSPFKTSAKVAVVTGATSGIGRAVALAFASKNLSVAINGFGSESEIEQVLKDLKEVGAKEAIHVPTDMSRVTEVEHFINTVTDKLGSIDILVNNAGIQYTALVEDFPVERWDQVISINLSAAFHTIRMTLPQMKKNNWGRIINIASVHGLVASAQKAAYVAAKHGIVGLTKVVALECAETGITCNAVCPGWVETPLVEKQVEAISRSEAISLADARHRLISEKQPSNRFVSLDELGALCLYLTSDLAASITGASMPIDGGWTAR; encoded by the coding sequence ATGAGTCCTTTTAAGACAAGTGCAAAAGTTGCAGTAGTAACTGGTGCCACAAGCGGCATCGGTAGAGCCGTCGCTCTGGCTTTTGCCTCTAAAAATCTCTCTGTAGCAATTAATGGATTTGGCTCAGAAAGTGAAATCGAGCAGGTCTTGAAGGATCTCAAAGAAGTAGGCGCAAAAGAAGCTATACATGTACCTACTGATATGTCCAGAGTGACTGAGGTAGAGCACTTTATCAATACAGTTACAGATAAACTGGGCTCTATCGATATTCTCGTCAATAATGCTGGTATTCAGTACACCGCTTTAGTTGAGGATTTTCCAGTTGAGCGCTGGGATCAAGTGATTTCTATCAATTTGTCTGCCGCTTTTCACACTATTCGCATGACTTTGCCCCAAATGAAAAAGAATAATTGGGGGCGCATTATCAATATCGCTTCTGTCCATGGGCTTGTGGCTAGCGCTCAAAAAGCCGCCTATGTGGCAGCTAAGCACGGTATTGTTGGTTTGACCAAAGTAGTAGCGCTTGAATGCGCCGAAACTGGTATCACCTGTAATGCTGTTTGTCCTGGCTGGGTGGAGACTCCTTTAGTCGAAAAACAAGTTGAAGCTATCAGTCGTAGCGAAGCTATCAGTCTGGCTGACGCACGTCATCGACTGATTAGCGAGAAGCAGCCTAGTAACCGCTTTGTTTCACTGGATGAGCTCGGTGCACTTTGCCTGTATTTAACCAGTGATCTGGCTGCTTCTATAACCGGTGCCAGTATGCCTATCGATGGCGGCTGGACCGCGAGATAA
- a CDS encoding KpsF/GutQ family sugar-phosphate isomerase yields MGQSLIAYGAQVLTSEADAIVAMRNRLAPSFEHAIELLLECTGKVVVTGMGKSGHIGTKIAATFASTGTPAFFVHPAELRHGDFGMLDDRDLVIALSSSGETQEIKLVLEPIKRTGLKLIALTGNLSSTLAKFADVVLDVSVDKEACPLNLAPTSSTTATLAMGDALAMTLMAVKGIEPEDFAKSHPGGSLGQKLITVESIMRSGMDVPIVSLDATHEMVIQEITRKKLGFTVVCEDDGKLRGIITDGDLRRSLVKFRDQVFEKCAREIMTTSPKTISSQSLAVEALKLMEKYSISDLLIVDSVQRPIGLIDLKDLLRAGII; encoded by the coding sequence ATGGGGCAGTCGCTGATTGCCTATGGCGCCCAGGTCTTGACCAGCGAGGCTGACGCCATTGTCGCCATGCGCAATCGTCTGGCTCCCTCTTTTGAGCATGCTATCGAGCTTTTATTAGAATGTACCGGCAAAGTCGTAGTGACCGGTATGGGTAAATCTGGTCATATCGGCACCAAAATAGCTGCTACCTTTGCCTCCACTGGCACTCCCGCCTTTTTTGTCCATCCTGCCGAGTTGCGTCATGGCGACTTTGGTATGCTCGATGACAGAGACCTGGTTATTGCTCTGTCCAGCTCTGGTGAGACTCAAGAAATCAAGCTGGTGCTTGAGCCTATCAAGCGTACCGGGCTTAAACTAATTGCTTTGACTGGCAACCTCAGCTCCACTTTGGCTAAATTTGCCGATGTGGTCCTCGATGTCAGCGTCGACAAAGAAGCTTGCCCTCTCAATCTTGCTCCTACTTCATCCACCACCGCCACACTGGCAATGGGAGATGCTCTGGCCATGACCTTGATGGCGGTCAAAGGCATCGAACCAGAAGATTTTGCTAAGAGCCATCCGGGCGGCAGTCTTGGTCAAAAGCTAATAACAGTCGAGTCAATTATGCGCTCCGGCATGGATGTGCCGATTGTTTCTCTCGATGCCACCCATGAGATGGTTATCCAGGAAATCACCAGAAAGAAATTGGGCTTTACTGTAGTCTGCGAAGATGACGGTAAACTCCGTGGCATCATCACCGATGGTGACTTGAGGCGCAGTCTGGTCAAATTCCGCGACCAGGTCTTCGAAAAGTGCGCTCGCGAAATTATGACAACTTCGCCCAAGACAATTTCTTCTCAGTCACTGGCTGTAGAAGCGCTTAAATTGATGGAAAAATATTCAATTTCTGATTTGCTTATAGTCGATAGCGTGCAAAGACCAATTGGTTTAATTGACCTCAAAGACTTGCTCAGAGCAGGCATTATCTAA
- a CDS encoding NAD(P)H-quinone oxidoreductase, with translation MKAIRISQPGGPEVLEMVDRDAPECGPEEILVQVQAFGINRADIVQRKGRYPAPPGVPADVPGLEYTGLVSSVGARVTSFKPGDRVLGLLGGGGYAQYVVAHQLTAIAVPAQLSPVEAAAIPEVYITAFDAMCLQGNLKSCQRVLINAVGSGVGLAAAQIAQCLNATVYGTSRNANKLSEAAKLLGDNFIPVNAEGFAETILATTSGIDLFVELVGGDYLAQDIKCAAPRAKIILIGLLAGTNCDINLSMVLSRRLQITGTTLRARSLNQKINVTQSFAREMMPLFGGNKPALRPVIDKVYSADQIVEAHKHMEADNNLGKIVMTW, from the coding sequence ATGAAAGCAATAAGAATAAGTCAGCCCGGTGGACCAGAAGTACTGGAGATGGTGGACAGGGACGCGCCGGAATGCGGACCAGAAGAGATTCTGGTACAAGTCCAGGCTTTTGGCATAAACAGAGCCGATATAGTGCAACGCAAAGGGCGCTATCCCGCCCCGCCTGGCGTGCCTGCTGATGTGCCAGGGCTGGAATATACGGGCTTAGTCTCTAGTGTGGGAGCCAGGGTAACCAGCTTTAAGCCAGGCGATCGCGTGCTGGGGCTGCTTGGTGGAGGCGGCTATGCTCAATATGTGGTGGCTCATCAACTCACGGCGATTGCTGTGCCTGCACAACTCAGCCCCGTAGAAGCGGCAGCCATACCGGAAGTTTATATCACTGCTTTTGATGCCATGTGTTTGCAAGGCAATTTAAAGTCCTGTCAGAGGGTCTTAATCAATGCTGTGGGTAGTGGCGTGGGACTGGCCGCAGCACAAATTGCTCAGTGCTTAAACGCCACTGTTTATGGCACTTCTCGCAATGCAAATAAATTGAGTGAGGCAGCTAAACTACTGGGCGACAATTTTATTCCAGTTAATGCAGAGGGCTTTGCTGAGACAATTCTTGCCACTACAAGCGGTATCGATTTATTTGTCGAACTAGTCGGTGGTGACTATCTTGCTCAAGACATCAAATGTGCCGCACCAAGGGCTAAAATCATACTTATTGGACTGTTAGCTGGCACTAATTGCGATATCAATTTGTCTATGGTTTTATCGAGGCGTCTACAGATTACTGGTACAACACTGAGAGCGCGCTCTCTCAATCAAAAAATCAATGTAACCCAGAGTTTTGCCAGAGAAATGATGCCTCTGTTTGGCGGCAATAAACCGGCTCTAAGACCGGTAATTGACAAAGTCTATAGTGCAGATCAGATTGTCGAAGCCCATAAACATATGGAAGCAGACAACAATCTGGGCAAAATAGTGATGACCTGGTGA